One part of the Olleya sp. YS genome encodes these proteins:
- a CDS encoding OmpA family protein has translation MKYLTTILSICFLVFSFQSVEAQIWKKIQKKAERKIEQKADEKIDDILEEKKDEKIPEEQEEEQQRKEDAPEPENKKESPNHNSSEQKTPEIWRNYKFIPGEKVIFYDDLRYEEVGEFPSRWDLVKGGAEIARFNGEKVIIGTAEYNNRITPLFNNPNYLGDEFTIEFDVYVESADASNFWTEIEIIFDSKKLKYSSSNDVRLMLSNGKNTTGHASNSSFALEKVSLGKMNAWHHIAMSYNKGKFKLYYDEKRISNLPKFYVVPDVVAIQFRGYSNNKQKLNAPIKNIRIAHGGGQMYKRISSEGKYVTNGILFDSGKADMQPQSMGVINKIAEVMTENPDWSFQIIGHTDSDGTTESNLSLSQQRAEAVKQALINLGINETRLSTLGKGESEPLNTNSNPEEKANNRRVEFLKI, from the coding sequence ATGAAATACTTAACTACAATTTTATCGATTTGCTTTTTAGTTTTTTCATTTCAATCTGTCGAAGCTCAAATTTGGAAAAAAATTCAAAAAAAAGCTGAAAGAAAGATTGAGCAAAAAGCTGATGAAAAAATCGATGATATATTAGAAGAAAAAAAAGACGAAAAAATACCTGAAGAACAAGAAGAGGAACAACAAAGAAAAGAAGACGCTCCTGAACCTGAAAATAAAAAAGAATCGCCAAATCATAATTCCTCAGAGCAAAAAACTCCTGAGATTTGGCGTAATTACAAATTTATTCCTGGCGAAAAAGTTATTTTTTATGATGATTTAAGATATGAAGAAGTTGGCGAGTTTCCTTCACGATGGGATTTGGTTAAAGGTGGTGCAGAAATTGCACGATTTAATGGTGAAAAAGTAATAATAGGTACAGCAGAATATAATAACAGGATTACACCTTTATTTAATAATCCAAACTATTTAGGAGATGAATTTACTATTGAATTTGATGTTTATGTCGAAAGTGCTGATGCCAGTAACTTTTGGACAGAAATAGAAATCATATTTGACTCAAAAAAGTTAAAATATTCTTCTAGCAATGATGTTAGATTAATGCTTAGCAATGGTAAAAATACTACTGGACATGCCTCTAATAGTAGCTTTGCATTAGAAAAGGTGTCTCTAGGAAAAATGAATGCTTGGCATCATATAGCAATGTCTTACAATAAAGGAAAATTTAAATTGTATTATGATGAAAAGCGTATATCCAATTTACCAAAATTTTATGTAGTGCCTGATGTTGTAGCTATTCAGTTTAGAGGGTACTCTAATAATAAACAAAAACTTAATGCTCCAATAAAAAATATACGTATTGCACATGGAGGAGGACAAATGTACAAACGCATTTCTTCTGAAGGAAAATATGTTACCAATGGTATATTATTTGATTCTGGTAAAGCAGACATGCAACCACAATCAATGGGTGTTATCAATAAAATAGCAGAAGTAATGACTGAGAATCCAGATTGGAGTTTTCAAATTATTGGTCATACAGATAGTGATGGGACCACAGAAAGTAATTTAAGTCTTTCGCAACAACGTGCAGAAGCAGTAAAACAAGCACTAATTAATCTAGGAATAAATGAAACACGGTTATCCACGTTAGGTAAAGGAGAAAGTGAACCACTAAACACCAATAGTAATCCAGAAGAGAAAGCTAATAACAGACGAGTAGAATTTTTAAAAATCTAA
- a CDS encoding agmatine deiminase family protein, whose amino-acid sequence MYSLKQKFTLLLFLLFSVQLTIAQEDQLLPKGLSAKERSLVSHFQFKSSSSTAAPSGPVRAAAEWEEVEYLVIRWTSNYQNILRQIVEVGVTECKVIIVTQNQTLVSNYLSSNGIDLTNVSFLNAASNSIWIRDYAGNTIYSNDVGQRALVDWIYNRPRPDDDVVPSGHASMLSLPIYITDSGTNDLVNTGGNYMSDGLGNAFASELILEENELGNPYNVSAKTEIDIDNIMFNYMGIDNYIKMPTLPYDGIHHIDMHMKLLDEETLLVSKYPAGVADGPQIEANIQYVLNNFQSPFGTPYKVEWIDAPPSTSGLYPDNGGYYRTYSNSLILNKSILVPTYRPSVDGPALAKYQELMPGYNVVGIDVDNSGENLIASSGAIHCITHTIGVSEPLWIVHQPVNLVNAGTNITIDAMVKHVSGISSAKVFWREEGTTTFNETNMSLVSGDNWTANLPLAASATNIDYYISAQAVSGKVLTRPLVAPSGYWTTEVNTLSAEEWAENNISLPYPNPTRSNVTFNLNNISGEIDVTIFNSLGQRLYYNTIVSGNGVINLELNDDWQGMLHIIFEGEFGTINRKIIKI is encoded by the coding sequence ATGTATTCACTTAAACAGAAATTTACCCTATTGTTATTTCTGCTCTTTTCTGTTCAATTAACTATTGCACAAGAAGATCAATTACTACCCAAAGGATTATCAGCTAAAGAAAGATCCTTAGTTTCTCATTTTCAATTTAAAAGTTCAAGCTCTACTGCTGCACCTTCAGGACCTGTAAGGGCTGCTGCCGAATGGGAAGAAGTAGAATATTTAGTTATTAGATGGACTTCTAATTACCAAAACATATTACGTCAGATTGTTGAAGTAGGTGTAACAGAATGTAAGGTGATAATTGTAACTCAAAACCAGACTTTGGTATCTAATTATTTATCCTCAAACGGAATAGATTTAACTAACGTTTCTTTTTTAAATGCAGCTTCAAATAGCATTTGGATTCGGGATTATGCAGGTAACACCATTTACAGCAATGATGTTGGTCAGCGTGCTTTGGTAGATTGGATTTACAATCGTCCAAGACCAGATGATGATGTTGTTCCTTCAGGACATGCTAGCATGTTAAGTTTACCAATTTATATAACAGATTCTGGGACTAATGATTTAGTAAATACAGGAGGAAATTACATGTCTGATGGTTTAGGAAATGCATTTGCTTCTGAATTGATTTTAGAGGAAAATGAGTTAGGTAACCCATATAACGTTAGTGCTAAAACAGAAATAGATATTGATAATATCATGTTTAATTACATGGGCATTGATAATTATATTAAAATGCCAACATTGCCTTATGACGGTATACATCATATAGACATGCACATGAAACTACTGGATGAAGAGACTTTACTGGTTAGTAAATATCCTGCAGGAGTTGCAGATGGACCACAAATAGAGGCTAATATTCAATATGTTTTGAATAATTTTCAATCGCCTTTCGGGACACCTTATAAAGTAGAATGGATTGATGCACCACCAAGCACAAGTGGATTATATCCAGATAATGGAGGTTATTATCGTACCTATAGTAATTCATTAATATTAAATAAATCCATTCTTGTTCCAACATATAGACCATCTGTAGATGGACCAGCTCTAGCCAAGTATCAAGAGCTAATGCCAGGTTATAATGTTGTTGGGATTGATGTTGACAATTCTGGTGAAAACCTAATTGCTTCCAGTGGAGCAATCCATTGTATTACACATACTATTGGAGTTTCAGAACCTTTATGGATTGTACATCAACCAGTAAATTTAGTAAATGCTGGTACCAATATAACCATTGATGCAATGGTTAAACACGTTTCTGGAATCTCTAGTGCCAAAGTGTTTTGGAGAGAAGAAGGCACAACAACGTTTAATGAAACAAATATGTCATTAGTTAGTGGCGACAATTGGACTGCAAATTTACCATTAGCTGCAAGTGCAACTAATATAGATTATTATATTTCAGCCCAAGCAGTATCTGGAAAAGTGTTAACTAGACCTTTAGTAGCACCTTCTGGGTATTGGACTACAGAAGTCAATACGTTGTCTGCAGAAGAATGGGCAGAAAACAACATCTCTTTGCCTTATCCAAATCCTACAAGAAGTAATGTAACCTTTAATTTAAATAATATTAGTGGAGAAATTGATGTCACTATTTTTAACAGCTTAGGGCAAAGATTGTATTATAACACAATAGTATCTGGTAATGGTGTGATTAATCTAGAGTTGAATGATGATTGGCAAGGTATGCTTCATATTATTTTCGAAGGTGAATTTGGTACAATCAACCGTAAAATCATTAAAATTTAA
- a CDS encoding NAD(P)H-dependent oxidoreductase — protein MKKIIAFGASNSSSSINKQLATYASTLVENVETEVLDLNDFDVPTYSIDIEKQSGIPDKAQQFFDRIGASDGVIISLAEHNGAYTAAFKSLFDWMSRIDVKLFQEKPMLLMSTAPGPRGGLSVFEMAEGRFPRHDATIVAKFRLPSFNDNFKDGKISNPELNDMLKEAITIFNDSIK, from the coding sequence ATGAAAAAAATTATCGCATTTGGAGCAAGTAATAGCTCATCATCTATAAACAAACAATTAGCAACTTACGCATCAACTTTAGTAGAGAATGTTGAAACAGAAGTATTAGATCTAAACGATTTTGATGTGCCAACGTATAGCATAGATATCGAAAAACAATCAGGTATACCAGATAAAGCCCAACAATTTTTTGATAGAATTGGTGCATCAGATGGTGTAATTATATCCTTAGCAGAACATAATGGCGCTTACACAGCAGCATTTAAAAGCTTGTTTGATTGGATGTCAAGAATTGATGTCAAATTATTTCAAGAAAAACCAATGTTATTAATGAGTACCGCTCCTGGACCTAGAGGTGGACTGTCGGTTTTTGAAATGGCAGAAGGTAGGTTTCCTAGGCATGATGCTACAATAGTAGCTAAGTTTAGATTGCCTTCTTTTAACGATAATTTTAAGGACGGAAAAATATCTAACCCAGAATTAAACGATATGCTAAAAGAAGCAATAACCATTTTTAACGACAGTATTAAATAA
- a CDS encoding MarR family transcriptional regulator: protein MGNFAKDINSKFENNRIKAMLNILYTANYISSFQNEFFKQFGLSPQQYNILRILRGAKKPIKVQTIKDRMVERAPNLTRLTDKLCDKNLIVRIPFPEDRRVVLIEITKTGLELLDKIKPTNPTHNLLDNLTEEEAGQLSDLLDKMR from the coding sequence ATGGGAAATTTTGCCAAAGACATTAATTCTAAATTTGAAAATAACAGAATAAAAGCTATGCTTAATATTTTGTACACAGCAAATTACATTTCTAGTTTTCAAAATGAGTTTTTTAAACAATTCGGGTTATCTCCTCAACAGTATAATATTCTCAGAATTTTAAGAGGTGCAAAAAAGCCTATTAAAGTACAGACCATTAAAGACAGAATGGTAGAACGCGCGCCAAATTTAACACGTTTAACAGATAAATTGTGTGATAAAAATTTGATTGTTCGTATTCCATTTCCAGAGGATAGACGCGTGGTGTTAATAGAAATAACAAAGACAGGATTAGAGTTGTTAGACAAGATAAAACCCACAAATCCTACACATAATCTGTTAGACAATTTAACGGAAGAAGAAGCAGGTCAATTAAGTGATTTGCTAGATAAAATGAGATGA
- a CDS encoding carboxyl transferase domain-containing protein: MDINFNKNEDHNKLLLSELKSRLAKVKLGGGEKRIEKLHGQGKMTARERINYLLDSKKKSIEIGAFAGDGMYEEHGGCPSGGVVVKMGYIKGKQCIVVANDATVKAGAWFPITGKKNLRAQEIAIENRLPIIYLVDSAGVYLPMQDEIFPDKEHFGRIFRNNAVMSSMGITQIAAVMGSCVAGGAYLPIMSDEALIVDKTGSIFLAGSYLVKAAIGETIDNETLGGATTHCEISGVTDYKAKDDKDALNKIKRIVDKIGDYDKAGFNRADSKKPKDNPEDIYGILPKSRADQYDMKEIIKRLVDGSEFDEYKEGYGKTIITAYARIDGWAVGIVANQRTLVKTKKGEMQFGGVIYNDSADKATRFIANCNQKKIPLVFLQDVTGFMVGSKSEHSGIIKDGAKMVNAVSNSVVPKFTIILGNSYGAGNYAMCGKAYDPRLIAAWPSAELAVMSGNSAAKVLLQIETASLKKKGETITKDKEDELFNKIKARYDNQVSPYYAASRIWTDAVIDPLDTRTWISMGIEAANHAPIEKSFNMGVLQV, translated from the coding sequence ATGGATATTAACTTCAATAAAAACGAAGATCATAATAAACTACTCCTTTCTGAACTTAAATCTAGATTAGCCAAAGTAAAACTTGGTGGCGGAGAAAAACGTATTGAAAAGTTACACGGACAAGGAAAAATGACTGCTAGAGAACGTATAAACTATCTTCTAGATTCAAAAAAGAAAAGTATAGAAATTGGTGCTTTTGCAGGCGATGGTATGTATGAAGAGCATGGTGGTTGTCCTTCTGGAGGTGTTGTTGTTAAAATGGGTTACATCAAAGGAAAACAATGTATTGTCGTAGCTAATGATGCAACAGTAAAAGCTGGAGCATGGTTCCCAATTACAGGAAAAAAGAATTTACGTGCTCAAGAAATTGCAATAGAGAACAGATTACCAATTATATATCTTGTGGATTCTGCAGGAGTCTATTTACCAATGCAGGATGAAATATTTCCTGATAAAGAACATTTTGGTCGCATTTTTAGAAACAATGCGGTAATGAGTAGTATGGGAATTACCCAAATTGCTGCAGTTATGGGTAGTTGTGTTGCAGGTGGAGCCTATTTACCAATTATGAGTGACGAAGCATTAATAGTTGATAAAACCGGAAGTATCTTCCTTGCTGGAAGTTATTTAGTTAAAGCTGCTATTGGAGAAACGATAGATAACGAAACTTTGGGTGGTGCTACAACACATTGCGAAATTAGTGGAGTAACCGATTATAAAGCCAAAGACGATAAAGATGCACTAAATAAAATTAAGCGCATCGTGGATAAAATTGGCGATTATGACAAAGCCGGTTTTAATCGAGCTGACAGTAAAAAACCAAAAGATAATCCAGAAGATATCTACGGAATACTACCTAAATCTAGAGCAGATCAGTATGACATGAAAGAGATTATCAAACGTTTAGTTGATGGATCTGAATTTGATGAATATAAAGAAGGTTACGGAAAAACCATTATTACCGCTTATGCCAGAATAGATGGTTGGGCTGTAGGTATTGTTGCCAACCAACGTACATTAGTGAAAACCAAAAAAGGTGAAATGCAATTTGGAGGTGTTATCTATAATGATAGTGCAGATAAAGCCACACGCTTTATTGCTAATTGTAACCAGAAAAAGATTCCGTTAGTGTTTTTACAAGACGTTACCGGTTTTATGGTAGGTAGTAAAAGTGAACATTCTGGAATTATTAAAGATGGTGCAAAAATGGTGAATGCTGTGAGTAATAGTGTGGTACCAAAATTCACCATTATCTTAGGTAATAGTTATGGAGCTGGTAATTACGCAATGTGTGGGAAAGCTTATGATCCTAGACTAATTGCTGCTTGGCCAAGTGCAGAATTAGCTGTAATGAGTGGTAATAGTGCTGCAAAAGTACTATTACAAATTGAAACTGCTTCTTTAAAAAAGAAAGGCGAAACCATTACCAAGGACAAGGAAGACGAATTATTCAATAAAATTAAAGCTAGATATGACAATCAAGTATCACCTTATTATGCGGCTTCCCGTATTTGGACAGATGCTGTTATTGACCCATTAGACACCAGAACATGGATTAGTATGGGTATTGAAGCTGCAAACCACGCTCCTATTGAAAAATCTTTTAACATGGGAGTTTTACAGGTTTAA
- a CDS encoding VIT domain-containing protein — protein MKLFRLFFFLISINLIAQEVPRIKLQDSTFLALKELDVKTEVVGNIATTTYTMKFFNGTDRVLEGELAFPLGQGQSVTNFAMDVNGKMRDAVIVEKELGRVAYESTIRQTIDPGLLEITKGNNYKARVYPIPANDYKLLSITFEQEMNASDGKHVYEIPFNFSDPLDFNLDILVYNTNQQPEIKNKNPYKLKFKNSDGVLKASVNKKNTKVDTSVVLEFLVGNSESVTTYNNYFNVYKLFTPKTRIKEKPSDITIYWDASYSMKFRNLDAELKLLELYFEYLDNVNVNFVTFSNKMSKSKQFNIKNGHWKALKKDIESIVYDGGTSYLELKNDTNNEILFFSDGMFNLGQLQDTFRGRLYAINSVKSANHQFLEYTSNQNNGKYINLNFTNHDQALHALKTEAFKFLGIKDNDLISEVFPLPNTTITSDFSVSGQFEKNTDIQLNFGYGNQVTESIKITLEQSSFNSLVKRLWAKKKLQVLNNDKEVNKDEIIKLAKKNHLISEFTSLIILDRIEDYVRYKIEPPAELKAEYKQRLANRAYEDEERFENIQDRKNQLVEDYQELIKWYNTVYPIVTVISEPKKINDTTVTVTETKTWVVDTLPEITPTVAPNLPTVAPSPPIVNTPKSQTNLDTNKRIVSGVISDENGLPLPGAYVLIKGTSNGTSTDFDGNFSINAEVGDVIEVGYIGYGTKIITIGGSNNINFSLEPDNSLDEVVIVGYGTTTTKAFTGVASTVIAENIEVKSFTNVTQALAGEVAGVSVINTSGQPGSVNTVRVRGYGSPIGNTSPLYIVDGVPVNESEFKTIATDDINNMTILKDASATSLFGSRAANGVIVITTKEGLNTNAEQIQELDKKIREDINFKPWSPDSDYIKILLAQSTIKDAYNKYLELRIKYRNTPSFFIDVAEFFDSKKDKSLAIKVLSNLAEIDLDNHEVMRALAYKLEYFKQYDLALHVYKEVLKLRPEEPQSTRDLALAYENLGDYQKAFDLLYSIVEGQLVEKDLDKRFYGIEHLAFVEAGHLLNKYSKSLNLTDAQRQLIKPIEVDLRVVADWNHNDTDLDLWVDTPEEYAISYKNKRSDYGDRLSEDMTEGYGPEEFMIKKGLKGDYNIEVDYFADEVQKISGPTTLKITIFKNYGSKNETKEVRIYRLDIEKDLLEIGSINFK, from the coding sequence ATGAAACTTTTTAGATTATTCTTTTTCTTGATTTCAATTAACCTTATTGCACAAGAAGTACCAAGAATTAAATTGCAAGATTCCACATTTTTAGCATTAAAAGAATTAGACGTTAAAACAGAGGTTGTTGGTAATATTGCAACAACCACATATACTATGAAGTTTTTTAATGGAACAGATCGCGTATTGGAAGGCGAACTTGCTTTTCCGTTAGGACAAGGTCAATCTGTTACTAATTTTGCAATGGATGTTAATGGTAAAATGCGAGATGCTGTTATCGTAGAAAAAGAGCTAGGTCGAGTGGCTTACGAGTCTACAATACGTCAAACCATAGATCCAGGATTATTAGAAATTACAAAAGGTAATAATTATAAGGCTAGAGTATATCCAATTCCTGCTAATGATTATAAATTATTAAGCATAACTTTTGAGCAAGAAATGAATGCTAGCGATGGGAAACACGTCTATGAAATTCCGTTTAACTTTTCAGACCCACTAGATTTCAACTTAGATATTTTAGTATATAATACTAATCAGCAACCGGAAATTAAAAATAAGAATCCGTACAAATTAAAGTTTAAAAATAGTGACGGTGTTTTAAAGGCATCAGTAAATAAAAAAAATACTAAAGTCGACACATCGGTAGTTTTAGAGTTTCTAGTTGGTAATTCTGAAAGTGTAACCACCTACAACAACTATTTTAATGTGTATAAGTTATTTACTCCAAAAACAAGAATTAAGGAAAAGCCTAGTGACATCACTATATATTGGGATGCATCATACTCTATGAAGTTCAGAAATTTGGATGCAGAATTAAAACTTTTAGAATTGTATTTTGAATATTTAGATAATGTTAATGTCAATTTTGTAACCTTTAGTAACAAAATGTCTAAGTCTAAACAATTCAATATTAAAAATGGACATTGGAAAGCGCTTAAAAAGGATATTGAGTCAATAGTTTATGATGGAGGAACGTCTTATTTAGAATTAAAAAACGACACAAATAACGAAATCCTATTTTTTAGTGATGGTATGTTTAATTTAGGACAATTACAAGATACATTTAGAGGGCGATTATATGCTATTAACTCAGTTAAATCAGCTAATCATCAGTTTTTAGAATACACATCAAATCAAAATAATGGAAAATACATCAATTTAAATTTTACTAATCATGATCAGGCTTTACATGCATTAAAAACTGAAGCGTTTAAATTTTTAGGTATTAAAGATAACGACCTAATATCTGAGGTTTTCCCTTTGCCAAATACAACTATTACTAGTGATTTTTCAGTTTCAGGACAGTTTGAAAAAAACACAGATATACAATTAAATTTTGGATATGGAAATCAAGTCACAGAAAGTATTAAGATTACTTTAGAACAATCAAGTTTTAATAGCTTGGTTAAACGTTTGTGGGCAAAGAAAAAGCTTCAAGTATTAAATAATGATAAGGAGGTCAATAAAGATGAAATCATTAAACTTGCCAAAAAAAATCATCTTATTTCAGAGTTTACCTCACTAATCATTTTAGATAGGATTGAAGATTACGTGCGTTATAAAATAGAACCACCTGCAGAATTAAAAGCAGAATACAAACAACGTTTAGCAAATAGGGCATATGAAGACGAAGAGAGGTTTGAAAACATTCAAGATAGAAAAAATCAGCTTGTAGAAGATTATCAAGAATTAATAAAGTGGTATAACACTGTTTACCCAATAGTAACAGTTATTAGCGAACCAAAAAAAATAAACGATACTACAGTAACTGTAACAGAAACTAAAACTTGGGTTGTAGATACTTTACCAGAAATAACACCAACAGTTGCTCCAAATCTACCAACAGTTGCTCCAAGTCCACCAATAGTGAATACTCCAAAATCACAAACAAATTTAGATACTAACAAACGAATTGTATCTGGAGTCATTTCTGATGAAAACGGATTGCCACTTCCTGGTGCATATGTATTAATCAAAGGTACATCAAATGGTACTTCTACAGATTTTGACGGAAACTTTAGTATTAATGCTGAAGTAGGAGATGTTATTGAAGTAGGTTATATTGGGTATGGAACCAAAATAATAACTATTGGTGGCTCAAATAATATTAATTTTTCTCTAGAACCAGACAACAGTTTAGACGAAGTGGTAATTGTTGGTTACGGTACAACAACTACAAAAGCCTTTACAGGTGTAGCATCTACTGTTATTGCAGAAAATATTGAAGTAAAATCATTTACTAACGTAACTCAAGCATTAGCGGGTGAGGTTGCAGGTGTATCAGTTATTAATACTTCTGGACAACCAGGTTCTGTTAATACTGTACGTGTAAGAGGATATGGTTCCCCAATTGGTAATACCTCTCCTTTATATATTGTTGATGGAGTTCCAGTTAATGAATCAGAATTTAAAACTATAGCAACCGATGATATAAACAATATGACTATATTAAAAGATGCTTCCGCCACTTCTCTCTTTGGTAGTAGAGCTGCAAACGGAGTAATTGTTATCACTACTAAAGAAGGTTTAAATACTAATGCTGAGCAAATTCAAGAATTAGATAAAAAAATTAGAGAAGATATAAACTTTAAACCATGGTCGCCAGACAGCGATTACATTAAAATACTATTGGCACAGTCGACTATAAAAGATGCTTATAATAAATATTTAGAACTTAGAATTAAATATAGAAATACGCCATCTTTTTTTATAGATGTCGCAGAGTTTTTCGATTCTAAAAAGGATAAATCACTAGCTATTAAAGTGTTATCTAATTTAGCTGAAATAGATTTAGATAATCACGAAGTAATGCGAGCATTAGCTTATAAATTAGAATATTTTAAGCAATATGATTTAGCATTACACGTGTACAAAGAAGTATTAAAACTAAGACCAGAAGAACCACAATCTACTAGAGATTTAGCTTTGGCTTATGAAAACTTAGGTGACTACCAAAAGGCTTTTGATTTGCTTTATTCGATAGTTGAAGGACAATTAGTTGAAAAAGATTTAGATAAGCGTTTTTATGGCATCGAGCATCTAGCTTTTGTAGAAGCTGGACATCTATTGAATAAATATAGTAAAAGTTTAAATCTTACAGATGCCCAAAGACAACTCATTAAACCAATAGAAGTCGATTTACGTGTCGTTGCAGACTGGAATCATAATGATACAGATTTAGATTTGTGGGTAGACACTCCAGAAGAATATGCTATTAGCTATAAAAACAAAAGATCAGATTATGGAGATAGATTATCTGAAGACATGACTGAAGGGTATGGTCCAGAAGAGTTTATGATTAAAAAAGGACTAAAAGGTGACTACAATATTGAAGTCGATTATTTTGCTGACGAAGTCCAAAAAATATCAGGACCTACAACTTTAAAAATCACCATTTTTAAAAATTATGGTAGTAAAAACGAAACTAAAGAGGTGAGGATTTACAGATTAGACATTGAGAAAGATTTATTAGAAATAGGATCAATAAATTTTAAATAA
- a CDS encoding CAL67264 family membrane protein, with amino-acid sequence MAMNKNTVLAWATTIMVIVGLGLIALGAFRYDDVAGWGFAAVGIGFFAIAWVFNALKGRV; translated from the coding sequence ATGGCAATGAATAAAAACACAGTGTTAGCTTGGGCTACCACAATTATGGTAATAGTAGGATTAGGCTTAATAGCATTAGGTGCTTTTAGGTACGATGATGTTGCAGGATGGGGTTTTGCAGCTGTAGGTATTGGTTTTTTTGCTATTGCTTGGGTGTTTAATGCATTGAAAGGAAGGGTTTAA
- a CDS encoding pirin family protein, protein MKTIVHKATDRGYANHGWLQANHSFSFAQFYNPDKIQFGALRVLNDDVIAPSMGFSTHPHDNMEIITIPLKGTLKHKDSMGNKWQTIEAGEVQVMSAGSGLMHSEMNAKTDEYLSLFQIWILPNKQNVEPRYDQQFFKAQDRKGQLQTLVTSIDNQAEGLKIHQDAKISRIDLDEGTSFTYQSLSKKHGTYVMNITGEVSVENNVLESRDAIGVSNTTDFSIQSKTPSQLLFIEVPM, encoded by the coding sequence ATGAAAACAATAGTACACAAAGCAACAGATCGTGGATATGCTAATCATGGTTGGTTACAAGCTAATCATAGTTTTAGCTTTGCACAGTTTTATAATCCAGATAAAATACAATTTGGAGCTTTACGAGTTTTAAACGATGACGTTATAGCGCCTAGTATGGGATTTAGCACACATCCTCATGATAATATGGAAATTATAACCATACCTTTAAAAGGGACGCTTAAGCACAAGGATTCTATGGGTAATAAATGGCAAACCATAGAAGCAGGTGAAGTACAAGTTATGAGTGCTGGTAGCGGTTTAATGCATTCAGAAATGAATGCAAAAACGGATGAGTATTTGAGCTTATTTCAAATTTGGATTTTACCAAATAAGCAAAATGTAGAACCACGATATGATCAACAGTTTTTTAAAGCTCAAGACCGTAAAGGACAATTACAAACCTTAGTGACATCAATAGACAATCAAGCGGAAGGTTTGAAAATTCACCAAGATGCTAAAATATCTAGAATAGATTTAGATGAAGGCACTTCATTTACTTATCAATCTTTAAGTAAAAAGCATGGGACTTATGTTATGAATATTACAGGTGAAGTTTCAGTTGAAAATAACGTATTAGAGTCTCGTGATGCTATAGGAGTTTCAAATACTACAGATTTTTCAATACAATCTAAAACTCCTTCACAGTTATTATTTATTGAAGTTCCGATGTAA